One Solanum lycopersicum chromosome 4, SLM_r2.1 DNA window includes the following coding sequences:
- the LOC101246627 gene encoding large ribosomal subunit protein cL38, with amino-acid sequence MSASAIFGLQMAVLPRSSTVSATGFTGGATRLASAPTSIGGLVIECSSRPQKKATAHHKKTRPRKTQAWDIRRGPAVYAPLPPLPSEWSFASDESGQPAAAGASESDAKSE; translated from the coding sequence atgtcagCCTCCGCCATATTCGGGTTGCAGATGGCGGTGTTGCCGCGTTCCTCAACTGTTTCAGCGACCGGATTCACCGGCGGAGCCACCAGGTTGGCGTCGGCACCCACAAGTATCGGGGGATTGGTAATTGAGTGCTCATCTAGGCCACAGAAGAAGGCTACAGCTCACCATAAGAAGACACGTCCACGGAAGACTCAAGCTTGGGATATTCGACGTGGACCAGCTGTTTATGCTCCGTTACCTCCCTTACCATCGGAGTGGTCCTTTGCCAGTGATGAATCGGGTCAACCCGCTGCCGCCGGAGCTTCAGAGTCCGACGCCAAATCTGAGTAA